The Plasmodium chabaudi chabaudi strain AS genome assembly, chromosome: 14 genome contains the following window.
TCATAAGCAGCagcattttcatttatttttttaactttctCGGTTTCTGTAAAGtgaacaaaaaattgtaaaagcTCAGTAAAGtaatatgataataaacaGGTACGAAACAACAAGTGGAGGAGGAATCACATCCTATCATGCATTTTCATACACACACAAACATATgcttatttatacatactTTGATATATCGagtttaataataatttttgttgatttagtttttctttttccttttcctCTTTTCTCTTATTTTCTTCtggtttttttttcgtttgaAAAACTTGCTGTTGAACTCCCTTTATGTACCTATAGAAGAATCCAACAtgtgttaaaaaatttaagatGCGGTTGTATATACCCTTTAGACATAATATGTGaagaaacaaatatttCTGCACAATATATGGATGttcatgtatttttttaaaaattgatgGGTAGCAGTTTTAATTACCTTTGGACacttttacttttatttttgttcttAAGTCCAAATGTTTTATCCTcaacaattttttgtttttctttttcgatttttttagtattttccttttttgggggcattttttaatacttaaaaaaataagaaattatataggttatatatttattttatatatatatgtgcatatgcACATACGGTTATATGTGATATGGTACATACAATAGTTCCACAAAAAAAAccttatattatatataacttttaATCTGTTGCTTGTTTTTCCCCCCCTTTCTTAAATATGCtcttcataatatatttgttctATAGCTGCTTGATCAATTTGTGGGGAAGCAAATAATTTACGGCTTCTttgaatttatttcatacaataatgaaaaaaaaattacaatattataattatattatattttaaagataaactgtatttttaatattctacaaaattaagaaatgtatatatataacgaACAAAGagaaatgaaataatatatatgcacaaataatagcaaaaaaaaatcacaataataaaataacgtCAATGGACAcaataatggaaataaaaataatttatgaaataaGGTTTATTCTTTAAATCAATTTCTccttaatatataaagccaaagaatagaaaataaaaaatttaccaTTTGAAAAAGTATAATCAATGTAAggagaaaaattatagcatctataaatttttttttatttatattattacatatatatatgtaataataatgtatcCATTTATGGATTGCCTATTTGGGGGTCCCAAAATATCGGagtaaaattttttttttgccgtacataaaaaaattgttacaTTTGGAAAAGAAAGGTAGAAAGTGTAAACCTTGaagatattatttatttttttttattatttcaattGGTTATcttaatatgtttttcacttttatattgtcggaaaattaaaatcgTTATGATAGCCGTAATTTACTGCGCTGTGTTTGAGTATCTACTATAATTAACACACGAcaatatctatatataatataatagggtaaagaaaataaaactatatactttttatgttctatccaatatatatagcttattataaaaagctggtagaatattttcaaactGAAAACACGAAAAGTATATGCACAGgtacatatttatgcatttatgtgatgtataaatttgtattttttttgatattttctTTCTACTTCATAACATGTAAAAAGAATGCGATAATTTTCCCTACAAAAAAGCCATAACATCactttaaaattaaaataatttagctACCgtgtaattatataatagttCATGACAAGCATGATAAGTATCTACATTATTCTGtccttataaaaatgatgaaataaataaaatgtttattcGTTCATGCAATACGTATAAACGTAgtagaaaatatgaacGAATAGATATTTACAACCATACATATAATTGTCAAAAGAAGAGAGGACAAGCATTCCTATGCTTTTGAAAATAGAGAAactacatttttaatgcCAGACAAAACATGAGCAGCTTTTATCAACCATTATGTAATAGGGCtgtaaaatttaaatgggatttatatatttatagaaatGTTCCTATTTGTGATAAGTTGGGGTATGAAGCATTTTTGTTAAGAGGATGGAAGAGCTTACATGTAAAGAACATACATAATGTTGCTTGTGgtaggaaaaaaaataatgcataCATAAATGTAAAGGCTTGTAAAAATAGGCATATTAAGGGGAATACAATAGAATGTAATAATGCCAATATCAATGAAAaggaagaagaaaaaaaaataatatttgcaAACAAAAATGTGAATGGAAATACACttcttaaatatatagaaaatgataaaagaTTATTGCTATATGGGTTGTgtaaaatttttcaaaaaaaaaataatgaaaaaataaaatataacaacgtttttaataatttacagcaaaatattatagaaGGAATAATTGGAAAAGAAAGTAAATTGtctttttatgaaaaattagtTTATTTAAGTtgtgtaaataataaagaatatgctgaaaaaattaatttaataaaagacaataaccataaatatataaaatgtataaatgataaaaatttatacaaCTATTTTTGTActatattaaaacaaaaaaaaaataataatttatcgaATGAAGAAATTATAGAAGATATACAATCATTTTTgagaaaaagaataaacaataatattttaaatagtaTATCAAATTATCTTTTTAACTTATCCTATTTAAATAGTAAGAATATAATAGAAACAAAtagtttatattatttttctttatatattttaaaatatataaaaaataaaataaaaaaaagaatgtCTATAATTCAATTAGCTAGCTACACGGAATTATTAACATCTATAATGTGtactaataaattaaaaatggaaaaagaaaaaattgattTATCCTATCAACCAAATATAGAATCTTTCAACACCTTGATGatgttaaataaaaatgaatattcatttgaaacttcaaatttttcaaaaacaTGTCGTAATCATATAACCACAACTGAAAATTGTGATATAACAACttcttcatataatttaactaaagcatatttattatatattgataAGGATTTTATTCACTATTTTAATGCATACAATTTTGTTCGGGAACAAgaatatgttaaaaaacaaaacgaAAACAgccaaattaataattacaaAACAAAAGAATGTACAGAAAAAATAGACTCATTGAATATGAATCATCATGAAAAGGaaattgaagaaaatgaaaataatcaatGCGATGAAAAACGGTTACAAGATATGAGTTtcgaaataaaatacatgatatatattatgaaccATATGATGTTATGcgcattaaaaaaatgggtatacaattttaagagaggaataaaaaataaaaatttcaaaGAAGATGcccaaaatattttatatgtagtaactaattatatgtttaattGTTTGcaatataacattttttgtatatctCTTTTTCAAGCACTCGaagattttttattacaatcTTATAGTAATTCAGTAgacaatattaaaaatgaaaatcgTTATATAAGTCGGATCAAAAATGAAGATTCAGCTAAAATGACTGAGAGTTTTTTTGATCTAGTGCCTATAACAAACAAAGtttatttaatacatttatactctctaaattataatataaataatatgaataaatgtgaaaattcaattatatttaaaaattgtttaaatgaattatttctTGATGATTGTAAGTCATTAAGGAAACGAGAAaaagtattattatatataagtatttcaaaaatattttttttatctaaaaaaaaatatatagaaaaattaaacaaCATACTATCGAATGaactaataaattttacttATAGAgatttatatatcataGTATATGCCTTGAGTTGttctaaatataatgatcCACCTTTTATTGAAACATTGttaagaaatatttataaattaaaacataaatattcaaataataagcTACTAACAATTATTTCAATCTTTCACTCGTTTAATGTGAATACCTCTGTTTTTAATATGCTACTCTCTTATTACAACCGGAACGAGTAATAGCTAGCTgccaaattttataatgcaTTTCTTGTTTTATGCCTACACGTCTGTGCATATACCTATTTCTGTTTTGATTATGTATCCCATTTCAAtgatattttctttttatttttatttataggtCTGTTTCTCATAAAGAAGAGGAAGTACCTTCTGAGGATAGCTCTCCAAAATGTAAGgctcaattttttttatgaacataCCCAATTTCAATACGCACGTTGtcataattaattttatttgttttttttaaatagctATTCGAAAACTAGAAGAAGACTTAGAAAATAAGGAACGAATTTTAATGGAGTTATCAGCTCATATTAAACAggtaaaaaattgtattccCCTTATTTTGgcttctttatatttaatttttttaaaatataaacatacaTACACTACCCACTATTTTGTATGTTTATTACTTTAAATTGGTCtgcttataattatatatttttatttccacaTTTTTAggataataatgataattttacCTTTACAGAGTCAggtaattttattttaaattaagaTGTTCATAATACATTTCTAATTTTGTCAAACACTCTTAAGtcatgatatatatttttttgcattatttttcactttttagATATGCTTGAATTTAATTCGAGTAACAATGTACAGCCCAATGGAGAATCCGATAAAGAGtatataaagataaatatgcatataataaaataaaatatgctttgtttatttcttcAAACTGTGAATTCTTCAAATGTGTGTAGACACCCATGTATGCTTACccattttatacaaaaaaatgtttctaatatttattttgttaaacgtatttgattatttttgtgGATTTATTTCTCTTATATAGGCTCCAAGCAGAGTATGCTAAGTTAAAGTCccattcaaaaaaaaaaagaaaattcaaatcctcaaaataaaaatttataaatatttttttcatttattatataatctaATATAATATCTGTTGGTTCATTAAAATCAAcgtcatataaaaaaatttcaaatGACACACTAACTTTTACATGatctataattttattttttttaatgagaatattatgaatatttttttcagtttcattatttttgttttcttttaaattatttgtttcaCTTACATTGTAAGAGTTTGTTTCATTACTTATTTGGTTTatggatttattttttttatcatcatttatttttgcttttttatatagacTTATAAATGTCCTATCATAATATCCTTTCCCACTACCAACTCGACacccatatttattatatgcgATTAACgggataaaaaaaatagttttattttcttgaAATTCTAAATCAAATATCTTATctgttattatatttaaagaattcaaattaaattttatagattttttttccatatatgtatttttatatatataaaggtatggaacaaaaatattaaaattatgttttattattatattattttcaaaacaaaatggaaaaaagattaatttattttcttttgttgttataggtatatataaattaaaataaaaataatcatataatatgtctataataaataatatatcaatttctttttttgtaggtaaatatatacatatattaaaatttgttttgttaTAATCTCTCTCACATTTTACACTATTTTGGTTACTAAAACTGTATGTATAAAATTCtaaattttcatcaaatttatttatattatatttttttaacgattttataatatcctCGTTTGTCATCttcttataattatatgtgtacttgtatattttgttaaaattaaaattattttgacaATTCTCTTGATAAGTATTATCGATTTTGTTGTCTAAATTATTCTCATTGATAGTTCTTTTATTGACACCCATTGAGGATAGGAACAAATACAATTGTCTTAtcaaatttgtatataaataatcttTATATCCAAATAcgttttctttatttgttatgccattttgataattttcagtttcattttttttataaatattgaaaCTTTGATTCCTTTCTTCATTTATCAAGtttttaagaaatatttCTCGAACCttttttgcattatttCGCACATTTTGTTTGACctgtttattattatatttacattcataattttttaaatcaataaggacaatattattttgattattcATTAATCTAGTTCTTATTcttgttaataatatatctaaGAATATTTGGGGGTGTGCAAACAAATATGCTTATAGTCTGTCTATGGAAAGTTAGAGAAAAATAAGGCTGACCATAATTATAGATCCATAAACAggagaaaaacaaaaataataatattgcaCCAGCTACTCTTTTTTGGggtgatttaaaaaaaacaagttTTCGCTTTATTCATGCTGTATgcaaatatgtataaaccTATGCCAATATTCTCTaatcatttataatataatatttttatttattgtgCGAAAGCGATGGAATCGTAAAATATGAGCGTTATTCCACGGCAATAGTATATCTCTATATGTGCCTTTTTTTACACTGTCTATGTTGACAATACATTTCAaacaaaaaacattttttctatacaCAAGAgtaaaaaacatttattgatataattgaaataattttttataaactcattttttttatttttcttttattcaAGTACAAAAGTGATGCATATAAGAATGTGTAATTTTGTGTGACcccttaaaaaaaataaaaattttcgCGAAAGGAATACGCTAATTTATAAGAGTATTTTAAGAATATTTGATTATgcttattaattttttattttattttatttattttccatttttaaataaactattaaattatggttaaagaaaatatacgtaattaaattatatatttaagaaCTCGTATTAGTGTTAAAAAGGATTTAAAGTGTATAACaaaatttccattttcatCACCCCCTTTTTATGTG
Protein-coding sequences here:
- a CDS encoding 5-formyltetrahydrofolate cyclo-ligase, putative codes for the protein MNNQNNIVLIDLKNYECKYNNKQVKQNVRNNAKKVREIFLKNLINEERNQSFNIYKKNETENYQNGITNKENVFGYKDYLYTNLIRQLYLFLSSMGVNKRTINENNLDNKIDNTYQENCQNNFNFNKIYKYTYNYKKMTNEDIIKSLKKYNINKFDENLEFYTYSFSNQNSVKCERDYNKTNFNICIYLPTKKEIDILFIIDILYDYFYFNLYIPITTKENKLIFFPFCFENNIIIKHNFNIFVPYLYIYKNTYMEKKSIKFNLNSLNIITDKIFDLEFQENKTIFFIPLIAYNKYGCRVGSGKGYYDRTFISLYKKAKINDDKKNKSINQISNETNSYNVSETNNLKENKNNETEKNIHNILIKKNKIIDHVKVSVSFEIFLYDVDFNEPTDIILDYIINEKNIYKFLF